In Mytilus trossulus isolate FHL-02 chromosome 6, PNRI_Mtr1.1.1.hap1, whole genome shotgun sequence, a single window of DNA contains:
- the LOC134722151 gene encoding carbohydrate sulfotransferase 1-like isoform X1, translating into MRRTKSVIVLGMIACLLVFKSYFNNAVLFMTDQSSKKESIRVKELTDTDNHVHPTPIVILTYMRSGSSLVGDILQQSKDVFYLFEPLRLPQFRLRKKQPYYSLDGNERLYSSFLDAGRDIIRNWTTCNLFGLPNITWSDGFLSKSKKAKLYNACKLFESNMLPENETIYSCVNMLKQVCLQANYVVLKIIRLPVDQLEPLMLEFPRMKIVHLIRDPRATVLSQMKFGVITVKSFVTNVIDFCSRIYRDLVTIDILSKKYPQRVLTFFYEDLAKDPIEMSKQLYKFTGLSYTPEVEKYVFNITMAGKSVKCGNLCTVKSNSSKAAEAWRSKLNMQKARIIDRSCRPVYQRLGFKEIKSEEMLKDDEIPLRVERENLNDYRYA; encoded by the exons CAGTTTTGTTTATGACTGACCAATCTAGTAAGAAGGAGAGTATACGGGTAAAAGAACTAACAG ACACTGACAATCATGTCCATCCAACACCTATTGTGATATTAACCTATATGAGAAGTGGTTCCTCTCTTGTCGGAGATATATTACAGCAGAGTAaagatgtattttatttgtttgaaccACTCAGACTTCCACAGTTTCGACTAAGGAAGAAACAGCCCTACTATAGCCTTGATGGGAATGAAAG gttatatagcagtttccTTGACGCTGGCAGAGATATAATAAGAAACTGGACAACATGTAATTTATTTGGACTCCCGAACATTACCTGGAGCGATGGGTTTCTTTCTAAAAGCAAAAAAGCAAAACTATATAATGCTTGCAAACTGTTTGAATCCAACATGCTACCTGAAAACGAAACGATATATAGTTGTGTCAACATGCTAAAACAAGTATGCTTACAGGCTAATTATGTCGTACTTAAAATAATCCGACTTCCCGTCGATCAGTTGGAACCACTAATGCTGGAATTCCCGCGTATGAAAATTGTTCATCTTATTAGGGACCCGCGGGCAACAGTTTTATCACAAATGAAATTTGGAGTGATAACAGTAAAATCGTTCGTGACAAATGTCATAGATTTTTGTTCTAGAATATACAGGGATCTCGTAACTATTGatatattatcaaaaaagtatCCGCAACgagttttaacatttttctatGAAGATCTTGCCAAAGATCCTATAGAAATGTCAAAACAATTGTACAAATTTACAGGCTTAAGTTACACGCCGGAAGTGGAAAAGTATGTTTTCAATATTACCATGGCGGGAAAATCCGTCAAATGTGGGAATTTATGTACAGTAAAATCGAATTCATCAAAAGCAGCAGAGGCTTGGCGGTCAAAGTTAAATATGCAAAAAGCTCGAATAATTGATAGGTCATGTAGACCTGTGTATCAACGGTTAGGATTCAAGGAAATAAAGAGTGAGGAAATGTTAAAAGATGACGAAATCCCTTTGAGAGTAGAACGTGAAAATCTAAATGACTATCGTTATGCATGA
- the LOC134722151 gene encoding carbohydrate sulfotransferase 1-like isoform X2: MRRTKSVIVLGMIACLLVFKSYFNNVLFMTDQSSKKESIRVKELTDTDNHVHPTPIVILTYMRSGSSLVGDILQQSKDVFYLFEPLRLPQFRLRKKQPYYSLDGNERLYSSFLDAGRDIIRNWTTCNLFGLPNITWSDGFLSKSKKAKLYNACKLFESNMLPENETIYSCVNMLKQVCLQANYVVLKIIRLPVDQLEPLMLEFPRMKIVHLIRDPRATVLSQMKFGVITVKSFVTNVIDFCSRIYRDLVTIDILSKKYPQRVLTFFYEDLAKDPIEMSKQLYKFTGLSYTPEVEKYVFNITMAGKSVKCGNLCTVKSNSSKAAEAWRSKLNMQKARIIDRSCRPVYQRLGFKEIKSEEMLKDDEIPLRVERENLNDYRYA; encoded by the exons TTTTGTTTATGACTGACCAATCTAGTAAGAAGGAGAGTATACGGGTAAAAGAACTAACAG ACACTGACAATCATGTCCATCCAACACCTATTGTGATATTAACCTATATGAGAAGTGGTTCCTCTCTTGTCGGAGATATATTACAGCAGAGTAaagatgtattttatttgtttgaaccACTCAGACTTCCACAGTTTCGACTAAGGAAGAAACAGCCCTACTATAGCCTTGATGGGAATGAAAG gttatatagcagtttccTTGACGCTGGCAGAGATATAATAAGAAACTGGACAACATGTAATTTATTTGGACTCCCGAACATTACCTGGAGCGATGGGTTTCTTTCTAAAAGCAAAAAAGCAAAACTATATAATGCTTGCAAACTGTTTGAATCCAACATGCTACCTGAAAACGAAACGATATATAGTTGTGTCAACATGCTAAAACAAGTATGCTTACAGGCTAATTATGTCGTACTTAAAATAATCCGACTTCCCGTCGATCAGTTGGAACCACTAATGCTGGAATTCCCGCGTATGAAAATTGTTCATCTTATTAGGGACCCGCGGGCAACAGTTTTATCACAAATGAAATTTGGAGTGATAACAGTAAAATCGTTCGTGACAAATGTCATAGATTTTTGTTCTAGAATATACAGGGATCTCGTAACTATTGatatattatcaaaaaagtatCCGCAACgagttttaacatttttctatGAAGATCTTGCCAAAGATCCTATAGAAATGTCAAAACAATTGTACAAATTTACAGGCTTAAGTTACACGCCGGAAGTGGAAAAGTATGTTTTCAATATTACCATGGCGGGAAAATCCGTCAAATGTGGGAATTTATGTACAGTAAAATCGAATTCATCAAAAGCAGCAGAGGCTTGGCGGTCAAAGTTAAATATGCAAAAAGCTCGAATAATTGATAGGTCATGTAGACCTGTGTATCAACGGTTAGGATTCAAGGAAATAAAGAGTGAGGAAATGTTAAAAGATGACGAAATCCCTTTGAGAGTAGAACGTGAAAATCTAAATGACTATCGTTATGCATGA